From a single Kryptolebias marmoratus isolate JLee-2015 linkage group LG17, ASM164957v2, whole genome shotgun sequence genomic region:
- the deaf1 gene encoding deformed epidermal autoregulatory factor 1 homolog isoform X2 — protein MDEADSATKALGLDEPPIEGPTVERVGSDTESEAEVTPMAVMAEPGNIDMGAESLPNSDEAEAAFAEVTAVTVGEVNAAEDNVFTTTVATSGSLPEHVLSGRTTLQLGEGLSTQKATLIVVHTDGSIVEAAGLKSTAAITSDPQTPSTPLTPPQDKDTGSKYTWDPSVYNNELPVRCRNTSGVLYKNRLGSGGKGRCIKYNHHWYSPTEFECLAGRASSKDWKRSIRYAGRPLLCLIQERILNPHAASCTCAACCDDLTPSPKEGDTIAPENITMTGPVRLFVPYKRRKKEIESPVVPLKKDLPATKNIQLTPGTTFTVSPSGQFTTSGTLTFDRAPAGDAAIISDGAGQSDVFASTTVLTALPALAMAPQPIQAKVAVASAVSSPPAALVTGLEVSSVGCGAPTVSNGQKNTWVYLEELADTLLNNVQQLKTLIEQAKNSAEEAAGVKGQGGRKECGLSQTFQNQISFQQPDNSETKRTSDITEIIINMCVNCGRMAMNECTGCHKVNYCSTFCQRKDWKDHQHSCCQSAGGVAVQEEEPITAMDMDKVK, from the exons ATGGACGAAGCAGACTCGGCGACGAAAGCGCTCGGGCTAGACGAACCGCCCATCGAAGGTCCGACGGTGGAGCGAGTGGGCTCGGATACGGAGTCGGAGGCCGAAGTCACCCCGATGGCTGTGATGGCGGAACCGGGAAACATCGACATGGGAGCCGAGTCCCTGCCGAACTCAGACGAGGCCGAGGCGGCATTCGCAG AGGTGACAGCGGTGACTGTAGGGGAGGTTAATGCAGCAGAGGACAACGTTTTCACCACAACAGTCGCCACATCAGGAAGCCTTCCAGAGCATGTGCTG AGTGGCAGAACCACTCTCCAGCTGGGTGAAGGTCTCAGTACCCAGAAGGCTACTCTGATTGTGGTTCACACTGACGGCAGCATCGTGGAAGCTGCAGGCCTCAAGTCTACTGCTGCCATCACATCAG ACCCCCAGACTCCCTCTACTCCACTGACTCCGCCTCAGGACAAAGACACTGGCTCCAAGTACACCTGGGACCCCTCAGTCTACAACAACGAGCTCCCGGTCCGCTGCAGGAACACCAGCGGGGTTTTATACAAGAATCGACTGGGATCAG GGGGTAAAGGTCGCTGCATCAAATACAACCATCACTGGTATTCTCCCACAGAGTTTGAATGTTTGGCAGGAAGAGCGAGCAGCAAAGACTGGAAGAGGAGCATCCGATACGCTGGCAGACCTCTGCTCTGCCTTATTCAG gaaCGCATCCTGAACCCTCATGCTGCTTCCTGTACTTGTGCAGCCTGCTGTGATGATCTGACACCA TCTCCAAAGGAGGGAGACACCATAGCACCAGAAAATATCACAatg ACCGGTCCAGTTCGGCTTTTCGTCCCATACAAGAGACGGAAGAAGGAGATCGAGTCTCCTGTCGTCCCCTTAAAGAAGGACCTTCCTGCCACCAAGAACATCCAGCTGACTCCAGGAACCACAT TCACAGTGTCCCCATCTGGACAGTTTACCACCTCTGgcaccctgacctttgaccgggCTCCAGCAGGCGACGCTGCCATCATCTCAGACGGCGCAGGGCAGAGCGATGTCTTTGCCAGCACCACAG TGCTGACAGCATTACCAGCGCTGGCCATGGCTCCTCAGCCGATCCAAGCTAAAGTAGCGGTGGCGTCGGCAGTCTCATCTCCGCCTGCGGCTCTGGTGACGGGACTGGAGGTGAGCTCTGTGGGGTGTGGAGCACCAACGGTGAGCAATGGACAGAAGAACACCTGGGTTTATTTGGAGGAGCTGGCGGACACGCTGCTAAACAACGTCCAGCAGCTGAAGACTCTGATCGAACAGGCCAAGAACTCTGCAGAGGAAGCAGCAGGGGTGAAAGGTCAGGGAGGCAGGAAGGAG tgtGGCCTTAGTCAGACATTTCAGAACCAGATCTCATTTCAACAACCGGATAACTCAGAGACCAAGAGGACCTCTGACATAACGGAGATCATCATCAAT ATGTGTGTCAACTGCGGCCGGATGGCTATGAACGAGTGTACAGGCTGTCACAAAGTCAACTACTGCTCCACATTCTGCCAGAGGAAG GACTGGAAGGATCATCAGCACTCTTGCTGTCAGTCAGCAGGGGGCGTGGCAGTTCAGGAGGAGGAGCCAATCACAGCTATGGACATGGACAAAGTGAAGTGA
- the deaf1 gene encoding deformed epidermal autoregulatory factor 1 homolog isoform X1 produces MDEADSATKALGLDEPPIEGPTVERVGSDTESEAEVTPMAVMAEPGNIDMGAESLPNSDEAEAAFAEVTAVTVGEVNAAEDNVFTTTVATSGSLPEHVLSGRTTLQLGEGLSTQKATLIVVHTDGSIVEAAGLKSTAAITSDPQTPSTPLTPPQDKDTGSKYTWDPSVYNNELPVRCRNTSGVLYKNRLGSGGKGRCIKYNHHWYSPTEFECLAGRASSKDWKRSIRYAGRPLLCLIQERILNPHAASCTCAACCDDLTPSPKEGDTIAPENITMTGPVRLFVPYKRRKKEIESPVVPLKKDLPATKNIQLTPGTTFTVSPSGQFTTSGTLTFDRAPAGDAAIISDGAGQSDVFASTTVLTALPALAMAPQPIQAKVAVASAVSSPPAALVTGLEVSSVGCGAPTVSNGQKNTWVYLEELADTLLNNVQQLKTLIEQAKNSAEEAAGVKGQGGRKECGLSQTFQNQISFQQPDNSETKRTSDITEIIINQMCVNCGRMAMNECTGCHKVNYCSTFCQRKDWKDHQHSCCQSAGGVAVQEEEPITAMDMDKVK; encoded by the exons ATGGACGAAGCAGACTCGGCGACGAAAGCGCTCGGGCTAGACGAACCGCCCATCGAAGGTCCGACGGTGGAGCGAGTGGGCTCGGATACGGAGTCGGAGGCCGAAGTCACCCCGATGGCTGTGATGGCGGAACCGGGAAACATCGACATGGGAGCCGAGTCCCTGCCGAACTCAGACGAGGCCGAGGCGGCATTCGCAG AGGTGACAGCGGTGACTGTAGGGGAGGTTAATGCAGCAGAGGACAACGTTTTCACCACAACAGTCGCCACATCAGGAAGCCTTCCAGAGCATGTGCTG AGTGGCAGAACCACTCTCCAGCTGGGTGAAGGTCTCAGTACCCAGAAGGCTACTCTGATTGTGGTTCACACTGACGGCAGCATCGTGGAAGCTGCAGGCCTCAAGTCTACTGCTGCCATCACATCAG ACCCCCAGACTCCCTCTACTCCACTGACTCCGCCTCAGGACAAAGACACTGGCTCCAAGTACACCTGGGACCCCTCAGTCTACAACAACGAGCTCCCGGTCCGCTGCAGGAACACCAGCGGGGTTTTATACAAGAATCGACTGGGATCAG GGGGTAAAGGTCGCTGCATCAAATACAACCATCACTGGTATTCTCCCACAGAGTTTGAATGTTTGGCAGGAAGAGCGAGCAGCAAAGACTGGAAGAGGAGCATCCGATACGCTGGCAGACCTCTGCTCTGCCTTATTCAG gaaCGCATCCTGAACCCTCATGCTGCTTCCTGTACTTGTGCAGCCTGCTGTGATGATCTGACACCA TCTCCAAAGGAGGGAGACACCATAGCACCAGAAAATATCACAatg ACCGGTCCAGTTCGGCTTTTCGTCCCATACAAGAGACGGAAGAAGGAGATCGAGTCTCCTGTCGTCCCCTTAAAGAAGGACCTTCCTGCCACCAAGAACATCCAGCTGACTCCAGGAACCACAT TCACAGTGTCCCCATCTGGACAGTTTACCACCTCTGgcaccctgacctttgaccgggCTCCAGCAGGCGACGCTGCCATCATCTCAGACGGCGCAGGGCAGAGCGATGTCTTTGCCAGCACCACAG TGCTGACAGCATTACCAGCGCTGGCCATGGCTCCTCAGCCGATCCAAGCTAAAGTAGCGGTGGCGTCGGCAGTCTCATCTCCGCCTGCGGCTCTGGTGACGGGACTGGAGGTGAGCTCTGTGGGGTGTGGAGCACCAACGGTGAGCAATGGACAGAAGAACACCTGGGTTTATTTGGAGGAGCTGGCGGACACGCTGCTAAACAACGTCCAGCAGCTGAAGACTCTGATCGAACAGGCCAAGAACTCTGCAGAGGAAGCAGCAGGGGTGAAAGGTCAGGGAGGCAGGAAGGAG tgtGGCCTTAGTCAGACATTTCAGAACCAGATCTCATTTCAACAACCGGATAACTCAGAGACCAAGAGGACCTCTGACATAACGGAGATCATCATCAAT CAGATGTGTGTCAACTGCGGCCGGATGGCTATGAACGAGTGTACAGGCTGTCACAAAGTCAACTACTGCTCCACATTCTGCCAGAGGAAG GACTGGAAGGATCATCAGCACTCTTGCTGTCAGTCAGCAGGGGGCGTGGCAGTTCAGGAGGAGGAGCCAATCACAGCTATGGACATGGACAAAGTGAAGTGA
- the bet1l gene encoding BET1-like protein produces the protein MADWNRGHGSVDGMLDAENKRLADNLATKVSRLKSLAYEIDREADDQNDYLDGMDSNFLSATGLLSGSVKRFSTVVRSGRDNRRLLCYVSLGMVLVFFLLYYIVSRIQH, from the exons ATGGCAGACTGGAATAGAG gTCATGGCTCTGTCGACGGCATGCTGGATGCTGAAAACAAACGACTGGCTGACAATTTGGCCACCAAAGTCTCCAGACTGAAATCT CTGGCCTATGAGATCGACAGAGAGGCTGACGATCAGAACGACTACTTAGACGGCATG GATTCAAACTTCCTGAGTGCGACGGGCCTGTTGAGCGGCAGCGTGAAGCGTTTCTCCACCGTGGTTCGATCTGGCAGAGACAACCGCCGCCTCCTCTGCTACGTCTCCCTGGGAATGGTCCTTGTCTTCTTTCTTCTCTATTACATAGTTTCAAGAATCCAGCACTGA